The following proteins are co-located in the Paenibacillus sp. FSL H8-0079 genome:
- a CDS encoding MBL fold metallo-hydrolase encodes MTKYENQLPTSAGMNFKSLISILRDSMRGNVERRPSGTMPMEICEPAESFGASDNPQVTWFGHSAFLLEIEGHRLLFDPMLGNRPSPVSWVGTKRYSTNLPIQPEDFPALDAIIISHDHYDHLDYDSIRRLKDKTKRFIVPLGVRRRLIQLGVPSEQITEHNWWDELSLKGITFACTPARHFSGRGLFDRNSTLWCSWVIAGQHTKVFFSGDSGYGPHFKEIGSKYGPFDLTLMECGQYDERWSNIHMMPEETVQAHLDVGGKLLIPIHWAAFTLAYHAWNEPVERITKAAHALNVNIATPKIGEKVVLHTEDYPRHPWWRPELG; translated from the coding sequence ATGACAAAATATGAAAATCAGCTCCCGACATCAGCAGGCATGAACTTCAAGTCCCTGATCAGTATATTGAGAGATTCCATGCGTGGCAATGTAGAGCGGAGGCCATCTGGCACGATGCCCATGGAGATATGTGAACCTGCTGAATCCTTCGGTGCATCCGATAATCCACAGGTTACATGGTTCGGTCATTCGGCTTTTTTGCTTGAAATTGAAGGGCATAGGTTGCTGTTTGATCCGATGCTTGGCAATCGTCCATCACCTGTATCCTGGGTGGGTACCAAACGTTATAGCACCAATCTACCGATTCAACCGGAGGATTTCCCGGCTCTGGATGCAATCATTATATCGCATGACCATTATGACCATCTGGACTACGACTCCATTCGCAGATTGAAGGATAAAACAAAGCGATTTATCGTGCCGCTCGGCGTACGTCGGCGACTGATTCAACTGGGTGTGCCTTCAGAACAGATTACCGAGCATAACTGGTGGGATGAGTTATCGTTAAAAGGCATAACATTCGCTTGCACGCCAGCGCGTCATTTCTCGGGCAGAGGATTATTCGACCGTAATTCTACCTTATGGTGTTCGTGGGTTATCGCTGGACAACATACGAAGGTGTTCTTTAGTGGCGATAGCGGGTATGGTCCTCATTTCAAGGAGATTGGCAGTAAATACGGTCCATTTGACCTCACCTTGATGGAATGTGGGCAATATGACGAGCGTTGGTCCAACATTCACATGATGCCGGAAGAAACGGTACAAGCACACTTGGATGTAGGTGGTAAGTTGCTCATCCCGATTCATTGGGCCGCATTTACACTAGCCTACCATGCCTGGAATGAACCCGTTGAACGGATCACCAAGGCAGCACATGCCTTGAATGTTAACATTGCAACACCCAAAATTGGCGAGAAGGTTGTGCTTCATACGGAGGATTACCCAAGGCATCCGTGGTGGAGACCGGAATTAGGATAA
- a CDS encoding XRE family transcriptional regulator codes for MKNINSILAQNLKQLREQRKLSLDKVAEMSSISKTMLGQIERGESNPSIATVWKIANGLKISFTALIHEPKSDTTVVTGDDIQVLMEDEGRVRIYPHFPFEEGRRFEIYMMEMDPKSALNAEPHIEGTEEFITVFEGEVTIRVGAEEYTVSSGESIRFGADKPHAYVNSGAKTNQLNMVIHYSK; via the coding sequence TTGAAAAACATTAATAGTATTCTTGCGCAGAACTTGAAACAGCTTCGGGAACAAAGAAAGTTAAGCCTGGACAAGGTCGCCGAAATGTCCAGTATTAGTAAAACCATGCTTGGTCAGATTGAACGTGGCGAATCCAATCCATCGATTGCAACCGTATGGAAGATTGCCAACGGCTTGAAAATTTCCTTTACTGCTTTGATCCACGAGCCGAAGTCAGATACTACCGTTGTAACGGGCGATGATATTCAAGTGTTGATGGAGGATGAGGGCAGGGTTCGGATTTATCCGCATTTTCCTTTTGAAGAGGGTCGTCGTTTTGAAATATATATGATGGAGATGGATCCTAAGTCTGCGTTGAATGCTGAACCGCATATCGAAGGTACGGAAGAATTTATTACGGTCTTTGAAGGTGAAGTTACGATTCGGGTAGGGGCGGAAGAATATACGGTAAGTTCAGGGGAGTCGATCCGTTTTGGAGCGGACAAGCCTCACGCCTATGTTAACTCCGGTGCTAAGACGAACCAATTAAACATGGTTATTCATTATTCGAAGTGA
- a CDS encoding alpha/beta hydrolase: MKKWRKRLVKFLIFDLSIVLLLLGTGVIYQQVGLRQDAKILVPPGKLYKVHGDNMHLYTGGEGDVTVVLASGWGTANPYVDYYPLYEKLAPNTKFAVYDRFGYGYSDRTDKKRDVDTVADELHELLEVSGQKPPYVLVGHSLGSLETIRFAQKYPDLVKGIVMIDGGSPEYYLNDDDSLADTIGGFANKFRIQTGLFRLSMQSDLVVENSNANRNELKLVPDDLKQLDTTALLYNYGNANTLDELREIASNGKIVLDHKQTLPFPLTILTADYLGASEPEWDKTQVEFKSWSNDSKQVTIKDTNHYIHQYGPDLVADEILALVKK, from the coding sequence ATGAAGAAATGGCGCAAAAGATTAGTTAAGTTTTTGATATTCGACCTGTCGATCGTTCTGTTGCTTCTGGGTACTGGCGTGATCTACCAACAAGTGGGTTTAAGACAGGATGCAAAAATACTCGTACCTCCCGGAAAGCTCTACAAAGTCCACGGAGACAATATGCATTTATATACCGGTGGAGAAGGCGATGTAACCGTTGTGCTCGCCTCCGGCTGGGGTACCGCTAATCCCTATGTAGATTATTATCCATTATATGAAAAGCTTGCTCCCAACACAAAATTCGCTGTATATGACCGATTTGGCTATGGATACAGTGATCGAACCGATAAGAAACGTGATGTCGATACCGTAGCTGATGAATTGCATGAGTTATTAGAGGTGTCCGGACAAAAACCACCTTATGTTCTGGTCGGTCATTCCCTCGGCTCGTTGGAAACCATCCGTTTCGCACAAAAATACCCGGATCTCGTCAAGGGTATCGTCATGATTGATGGCGGAAGCCCTGAATATTATTTGAATGACGATGACTCTTTGGCAGACACAATTGGTGGTTTTGCGAATAAATTCCGTATTCAAACCGGACTATTCCGTCTCTCGATGCAATCTGACTTGGTTGTCGAGAATTCCAATGCCAATCGCAACGAACTGAAACTTGTACCCGACGATCTGAAACAGTTGGATACAACTGCCCTATTGTATAACTATGGCAATGCTAACACATTGGATGAATTACGTGAAATAGCTTCTAATGGCAAAATAGTCTTAGATCACAAGCAAACCTTACCGTTTCCGCTCACCATACTGACGGCTGATTACTTAGGTGCCAGTGAACCCGAATGGGATAAAACTCAAGTAGAGTTCAAATCTTGGTCAAATGATTCAAAACAGGTAACCATCAAAGATACCAATCATTACATCCATCAATATGGCCCTGATCTCGTTGCTGATGAGATATTAGCCCTGGTGAAGAAGTAA
- a CDS encoding LysE family transporter codes for MNIIPLVTYAIIASFTPGPNNIISMTHARNQGFRKTLPFIGGVAAGCLLIMFLSSYFNLILHQYIPRITPVLNVLGCVYMLYLAIKIMQSKPADAQENKVNHYSFLFGFTLQFINPKVILYGLTAISVFVLPLGQSHVQLIVFSLLLTFIGISANMTWAFGGLLFQSFLLRYERPVNIVMGMLLIYSALSILL; via the coding sequence ATGAACATCATACCTTTAGTGACATACGCAATTATCGCTTCATTTACACCTGGACCCAACAACATCATTTCCATGACACACGCAAGAAATCAGGGGTTCAGAAAGACCCTTCCGTTTATTGGCGGAGTTGCAGCCGGCTGCCTGCTTATTATGTTTCTGTCCAGTTATTTCAACCTTATTCTTCATCAATACATCCCTAGGATTACACCCGTCTTAAACGTATTAGGATGTGTGTACATGCTCTATCTGGCAATCAAAATCATGCAAAGTAAACCTGCAGATGCGCAAGAAAACAAGGTCAATCATTATTCATTTCTATTCGGGTTCACCCTGCAATTCATCAATCCCAAAGTCATTTTGTATGGGCTTACTGCCATATCCGTTTTTGTTCTGCCTCTTGGACAGTCCCATGTCCAACTGATCGTATTCTCCTTGCTGCTCACCTTTATCGGTATTAGTGCCAATATGACCTGGGCGTTCGGTGGTCTGTTATTCCAGAGCTTTCTATTGAGATACGAGCGGCCTGTTAATATCGTGATGGGTATGTTGTTAATCTATAGTGCACTATCGATCCTGCTGTAA